One genomic window of Arachis hypogaea cultivar Tifrunner chromosome 8, arahy.Tifrunner.gnm2.J5K5, whole genome shotgun sequence includes the following:
- the LOC112706040 gene encoding uncharacterized protein isoform X7, producing MISLQCRKMGLWTLLEGFLLLANALAILNEDRFLAPRGWGLSDFSSGRTKSFKDQLIGLIYATQYLRVPLILLNSICIILKFVSG from the coding sequence ATGATTTCTTTGCAGTGCAGGAAAATGGGTTTGTGGACATTACTTGAGGGGTTCCTGCTTCTTGCAAATGCACTAGCGATACTAAATGAGGACCGATTTCTGGCACCTAGAGGATGGGGCTTATCTGATTTTTCAAGTGGCAGGACAAAATCTTTCAAAGACCAGCTCATAGGTCTTATTTATGCAACTCAGTACCTAAGAGTTCCTCTCATACTTCTCAACTCCATCTGCATCATTTTGAAATTTGTTTCTGGATAA
- the LOC112706040 gene encoding uncharacterized protein isoform X5, with product MIVDLAVVTVLRSYNETAFLVWEGHEFQYQDELAKLVVSLECFFRFDVPAQTSRDTKETLLKVTRILSAVRKLPLARTESATGSASDLDSMPLESDVCGTLPLQLNDEKDRELDSTEESAELECLAKPILEDIASLVQKGRGRNT from the exons ATGATCGTTGATTTGGCTGTGGTTACTGTTCTAAGGTCGTATAATGAGACTGCATTTTTG GTTTGGGAAGGACATGAATTTCAGTACCAAGATGAACTTGCCAAATTGGTGGTGTCTCTAGAATGTTTCTTTAGGTTCGATGTGCCGGCTCAGACTTCAAGAGATACCAAAGAGACCTTGCTCAAAGTCACAAGGATACTTAGTGCTGTTAGGAAGCTGCCCTTAGCTAGAACTGAAAGCGCAACTGGTTCGGCTTCTGACTTGGATTCTATGCCTCTGGAATCAGATGTGTGTGGCACTCTACCACTGCAGCTGAATGATGAAAAGGATAGGGAACTTGATTCTACTGAGGAATCCGCCGAATTAGAGTGCCTTGCTAAGCCAATCTTGGAAGATATTGCCAGCCTTGTGCAGAAAG GCAGAGGCAGAAATACATAA
- the LOC112706040 gene encoding uncharacterized protein isoform X2 — protein MIVDLAVVTVLRSYNETAFLVWEGHEFQYQDELAKLVVSLECFFRFDVPAQTSRDTKETLLKVTRILSAVRKLPLARTESATGSASDLDSMPLESDVCGTLPLQLNDEKDRELDSTEESAELECLAKPILEDIASLVQKGSQAEAEIHKGHQVLQSKHEGSGRLRSIIEFFGSRMDFTFEATASSPVCS, from the exons ATGATCGTTGATTTGGCTGTGGTTACTGTTCTAAGGTCGTATAATGAGACTGCATTTTTG GTTTGGGAAGGACATGAATTTCAGTACCAAGATGAACTTGCCAAATTGGTGGTGTCTCTAGAATGTTTCTTTAGGTTCGATGTGCCGGCTCAGACTTCAAGAGATACCAAAGAGACCTTGCTCAAAGTCACAAGGATACTTAGTGCTGTTAGGAAGCTGCCCTTAGCTAGAACTGAAAGCGCAACTGGTTCGGCTTCTGACTTGGATTCTATGCCTCTGGAATCAGATGTGTGTGGCACTCTACCACTGCAGCTGAATGATGAAAAGGATAGGGAACTTGATTCTACTGAGGAATCCGCCGAATTAGAGTGCCTTGCTAAGCCAATCTTGGAAGATATTGCCAGCCTTGTGCAGAAAGGTAGCCAA GCAGAGGCAGAAATACATAAAGGGCATCAAGTCTTGCAAAGCAAGCATGAAGGAAGTGGGAGACTGAGAAGCATCATTGAGTTTTTTGGCAGTAGAATGGACTTTACA TTTGAGGCTACTGCTTCATCACCAGTCTGCAGTTGA
- the LOC112706040 gene encoding uncharacterized protein isoform X6: MIVDLAVVTVLRSYNETAFLVWEGHEFQYQDELAKLVVSLECFFRFDVPAQTSRDTKETLLKVTRILSAVRKLPLARTESATGSASDLDSMPLESDVCGTLPLQLNDEKDRELDSTEESAELECLAKPILEDIASLVQKV; encoded by the exons ATGATCGTTGATTTGGCTGTGGTTACTGTTCTAAGGTCGTATAATGAGACTGCATTTTTG GTTTGGGAAGGACATGAATTTCAGTACCAAGATGAACTTGCCAAATTGGTGGTGTCTCTAGAATGTTTCTTTAGGTTCGATGTGCCGGCTCAGACTTCAAGAGATACCAAAGAGACCTTGCTCAAAGTCACAAGGATACTTAGTGCTGTTAGGAAGCTGCCCTTAGCTAGAACTGAAAGCGCAACTGGTTCGGCTTCTGACTTGGATTCTATGCCTCTGGAATCAGATGTGTGTGGCACTCTACCACTGCAGCTGAATGATGAAAAGGATAGGGAACTTGATTCTACTGAGGAATCCGCCGAATTAGAGTGCCTTGCTAAGCCAATCTTGGAAGATATTGCCAGCCTTGTGCAGAAAG TTTGA
- the LOC112706040 gene encoding uncharacterized protein isoform X3, which produces MIVDLAVVTVLRSYNETAFLVWEGHEFQYQDELAKLVVSLECFFRFDVPAQTSRDTKETLLKVTRILSAVRKLPLARTESATGSASDLDSMPLESDVCGTLPLQLNDEKDRELDSTEESAELECLAKPILEDIASLVQKGSQEGTNIYIYIYIYIYI; this is translated from the exons ATGATCGTTGATTTGGCTGTGGTTACTGTTCTAAGGTCGTATAATGAGACTGCATTTTTG GTTTGGGAAGGACATGAATTTCAGTACCAAGATGAACTTGCCAAATTGGTGGTGTCTCTAGAATGTTTCTTTAGGTTCGATGTGCCGGCTCAGACTTCAAGAGATACCAAAGAGACCTTGCTCAAAGTCACAAGGATACTTAGTGCTGTTAGGAAGCTGCCCTTAGCTAGAACTGAAAGCGCAACTGGTTCGGCTTCTGACTTGGATTCTATGCCTCTGGAATCAGATGTGTGTGGCACTCTACCACTGCAGCTGAATGATGAAAAGGATAGGGAACTTGATTCTACTGAGGAATCCGCCGAATTAGAGTGCCTTGCTAAGCCAATCTTGGAAGATATTGCCAGCCTTGTGCAGAAAGGTAGCCAA GAAgggaccaatatatatatatatatatatatatatatatatatatga
- the LOC112706040 gene encoding uncharacterized protein isoform X4 gives MIVDLAVVTVLRSYNETAFLVWEGHEFQYQDELAKLVVSLECFFRFDVPAQTSRDTKETLLKVTRILSAVRKLPLARTESATGSASDLDSMPLESDVCGTLPLQLNDEKDRELDSTEESAELECLAKPILEDIASLVQKGSQFEATASSPVCS, from the exons ATGATCGTTGATTTGGCTGTGGTTACTGTTCTAAGGTCGTATAATGAGACTGCATTTTTG GTTTGGGAAGGACATGAATTTCAGTACCAAGATGAACTTGCCAAATTGGTGGTGTCTCTAGAATGTTTCTTTAGGTTCGATGTGCCGGCTCAGACTTCAAGAGATACCAAAGAGACCTTGCTCAAAGTCACAAGGATACTTAGTGCTGTTAGGAAGCTGCCCTTAGCTAGAACTGAAAGCGCAACTGGTTCGGCTTCTGACTTGGATTCTATGCCTCTGGAATCAGATGTGTGTGGCACTCTACCACTGCAGCTGAATGATGAAAAGGATAGGGAACTTGATTCTACTGAGGAATCCGCCGAATTAGAGTGCCTTGCTAAGCCAATCTTGGAAGATATTGCCAGCCTTGTGCAGAAAGGTAGCCAA TTTGAGGCTACTGCTTCATCACCAGTCTGCAGTTGA
- the LOC112706040 gene encoding uncharacterized protein isoform X8 has product MGLWTLLEGFLLLANALAILNEDRFLAPRGWGLSDFSSGRTKSFKDQLIGLIYATQYLRVPLILLNSICIILKFVSG; this is encoded by the coding sequence ATGGGTTTGTGGACATTACTTGAGGGGTTCCTGCTTCTTGCAAATGCACTAGCGATACTAAATGAGGACCGATTTCTGGCACCTAGAGGATGGGGCTTATCTGATTTTTCAAGTGGCAGGACAAAATCTTTCAAAGACCAGCTCATAGGTCTTATTTATGCAACTCAGTACCTAAGAGTTCCTCTCATACTTCTCAACTCCATCTGCATCATTTTGAAATTTGTTTCTGGATAA
- the LOC112706040 gene encoding uncharacterized protein isoform X1 — MIVDLAVVTVLRSYNETAFLVWEGHEFQYQDELAKLVVSLECFFRFDVPAQTSRDTKETLLKVTRILSAVRKLPLARTESATGSASDLDSMPLESDVCGTLPLQLNDEKDRELDSTEESAELECLAKPILEDIASLVQKGSQAEAEIHKGHQVLQSKHEGSGRLRSIIEFFGSRMDFTVSDSIVFNENNLIAEDISNLEDAFKQLLSFFMFVYF; from the exons ATGATCGTTGATTTGGCTGTGGTTACTGTTCTAAGGTCGTATAATGAGACTGCATTTTTG GTTTGGGAAGGACATGAATTTCAGTACCAAGATGAACTTGCCAAATTGGTGGTGTCTCTAGAATGTTTCTTTAGGTTCGATGTGCCGGCTCAGACTTCAAGAGATACCAAAGAGACCTTGCTCAAAGTCACAAGGATACTTAGTGCTGTTAGGAAGCTGCCCTTAGCTAGAACTGAAAGCGCAACTGGTTCGGCTTCTGACTTGGATTCTATGCCTCTGGAATCAGATGTGTGTGGCACTCTACCACTGCAGCTGAATGATGAAAAGGATAGGGAACTTGATTCTACTGAGGAATCCGCCGAATTAGAGTGCCTTGCTAAGCCAATCTTGGAAGATATTGCCAGCCTTGTGCAGAAAGGTAGCCAA GCAGAGGCAGAAATACATAAAGGGCATCAAGTCTTGCAAAGCAAGCATGAAGGAAGTGGGAGACTGAGAAGCATCATTGAGTTTTTTGGCAGTAGAATGGACTTTACAGTTAGTGATTCCATTGTattcaatgaaaataatttgattgCTGAAGATATCTCTAACCTAGAAGATGCGTTTAAGCAGCTATTGTCATTTTTCATGTTTGTATATTTTTAG